One genomic segment of Erysipelotrichaceae bacterium 66202529 includes these proteins:
- a CDS encoding NAD(P)H-dependent glycerol-3-phosphate dehydrogenase has product MKTVVIGSGSWGTALAQVLVDNARDVILWGKNPAEIDDINLHHQNSRFFPKVTLHEQLKATTDLTAVRDADLIVLSVPTIAVEEMCVKIGALVEKPVIVVNTSKGFHPDTNERMSNVIRRFLPANKLKSVVSLIGPSHAEEVVLRMLTTICAVSLSEAAAGIVQELFSNEYLRVYRQDDEIGSEIGVALKNAIAVASGVLSGVGYGDNTKAALITRGLAEMIRYGVAMGGRRETFMGLTGIGDLIVTCTSVHSRNFQAGYEIGTHNSARYFWENNTRTVEGVRTAKVVYEVAKEKQIDMPIIEEIYRVLYEDKNPQQSARDLMLRDLKHEMKE; this is encoded by the coding sequence AAACGGTAGTAATCGGAAGCGGAAGCTGGGGAACTGCACTTGCACAGGTACTTGTTGATAATGCAAGAGATGTGATCCTTTGGGGTAAGAATCCAGCGGAAATTGACGATATCAATCTTCATCATCAAAACTCCCGTTTTTTTCCCAAGGTGACGCTGCATGAGCAACTGAAGGCAACAACAGACCTTACGGCTGTTCGGGATGCGGATCTGATTGTATTATCCGTACCAACCATAGCAGTGGAAGAAATGTGTGTGAAAATCGGTGCGCTGGTAGAAAAGCCGGTGATTGTCGTCAATACCTCAAAGGGCTTTCATCCGGATACGAACGAGCGTATGTCCAATGTCATTCGACGCTTTCTCCCTGCCAATAAGCTGAAAAGTGTCGTATCCTTAATCGGACCCAGCCATGCGGAGGAGGTTGTTTTGCGGATGCTGACAACCATCTGTGCGGTATCTCTGTCGGAAGCGGCTGCAGGTATTGTGCAGGAGCTGTTTTCCAATGAATACCTACGTGTATATCGGCAGGATGATGAAATCGGAAGCGAGATTGGCGTGGCATTAAAAAATGCAATCGCTGTTGCGAGCGGTGTTCTAAGCGGCGTCGGTTATGGTGATAATACCAAGGCTGCCCTTATAACACGGGGTCTTGCGGAAATGATCCGCTATGGTGTCGCAATGGGTGGACGAAGGGAGACCTTTATGGGGCTGACCGGAATCGGTGATCTTATTGTCACCTGCACCAGTGTACACTCCCGCAACTTTCAGGCCGGTTATGAAATCGGCACTCATAACAGTGCACGCTATTTCTGGGAAAATAACACCAGGACAGTAGAAGGTGTACGAACGGCAAAGGTAGTTTACGAGGTCGCAAAAGAAAAGCAGATCGACATGCCGATTATTGAGGAAATCTACCGGGTATTATATGAGGATAAAAATCCACAGCAATCCGCAAGAGATCTGATGCTGCGTGATTTAAAACATGAAATGAAGGAATGA